DNA from Agarilytica rhodophyticola:
CTTCGGGCATTTCTCGCGTGATTGTGGTGGCAGACTTGGGTAACTTAATTCCCGGACCAAATACCCTAAAGCTATAAACATCAAAGCGAATACGATCACCGGGATAGGCTTGTTCAATAGATACTTTCTTGTCATTAATAAAAGTACCGTTAGCCGAACTCATATCCTGTATGGTTAGCGAAGCATAATTGATAGTAATTTGTGCATGTACTCGCGAGAGATGTGTGCCAGGGAAAACGATGTCACACTGAGAGCTGCGGCCAACACTTAATATATCATCTGCTTGACCGTGAATGGGAAATTCTTGTCCTGAAAGCCAGCTGGAATCAGCGATAAGTGACCAACTGTTCTGGTCATTGATATCTTCCAAGGGATCGATAATAACTAACTCGACCTCGCCGATAGCAATAGTGTCGCCACAAACGATATTCTTTTGGGTAATACGTTGGCCATTAACGAAGGTTCCGGCCTCGCTACCTAGATCCTTGAGTAAAAACGTCTCGCCTTTATCTAGTATTTTGGCATGTTGTGTAGATACAGATGGCTCATCGATTTCAAGGTGGCTATTGCCTGCACGACCAATAGAAAAGGCTTTTTCCATCACCCAAAAAGGTTCTTTACGTTTATCCTTGAACTGAATTTTTAGCATATGGTCGAATATGTAGTGCAGAAATATACGAGTATAACGATAACATGACTTAAAGATAACACTGATTTGTCACAAATGCTTACAAGTGTGTTTTATTCTGCAAAAATATCTCGTTATTAAACAGATAATAGCTGTTATTTAAAGTAAAACTGGTTACCCTTGCAGCACCGGTTCAGCCTACGTTTACCTAATTTTGCGTAAAATTACACAAAAATTTCTTTCACCAATAAGTTCCAATGTTAACGCAAAGGATTTAAAAGGTTTTTGATGCGTCTATTTTTCAATCAATATGTTCATATCGTTACTCATTATCCTAAACTTATACTCTTGGCCATTAGTATCATTACTCTGGGACTGGTTTCTGGGTTGCCAAATTTCAAATTAGATGCATCGGCAGACTCACTTACTTTAGAAAACGATAAAGACCTCAATTATTTTCGGGAGATTTCACAGCAATACCAAAGCGGTGATTTTTTAGTGGTAACCTTTCGCCCGAATGAAGATTTATTCTCTGATGCTTCCTTAGCGTTGCTTGGTAAGCTCAAACAAGACCTAGCTGCCATCGATGGTGTTAGCGGTGTTAATACCATCCTTGATGTTCCATTGTTATACAGCCCTTTGCGAAGTCTTCCTGAAATCGTAACGCAACCTTTGACTCTGCTATCACCTGGTGTGGATAGAAAGCTCGCCGCTAAAGAATTCCTTGAAAGTCCTATTTATAAAGAACTTATTCTAGGCCCTGACGGACAAACTACAGCTTTACAACTAAATATAGCTATTGACTCAACCTATATCAAATTAGTGAATGAGAGAGAGAGACTTCGTATAAAACGCGCCAAAGAAGGCTTGACGGAGGCAGAAAAAATACAGCTTGCCGAAGTATCTCAAGAGTTCTTGGAATATCGAACCGAAGCCGAAGCTCGCTCACATGCGCGTGTTGAGCGTGTACGAGAGGTGGTGGCTAGTTATAAAAACCAAGCACAGCTATTTGTCGGTGGTGTCACTATGATCACAGCAGATATGATTACTTTTATACAAAGTGATTTGGTTGTTTTTGGTACAGCGGTTATCATCTTTATGATTGCTATTTTGGCGCTAATTTTTCGTCGCTTACGCTTTGTTGTGATTCCAATGCTCAGCTGTATTGCCGCTGTACTAATGATGCTGGGATACGTTAGCTGGTTAGACTGGCGTCTTACCGTTATTTCATCAAATTTTGTTGCTTTGTTATTAATAATATCTTTAGCGATCACTATTCATTTGATTGTGCGTTATCGGGAATATGCACAGGATAATCCAGATTGGTCTCAGGCACAGTTAGTTTCTGCGACAGTAAAATTTATGGCTCGCCCATGCCTTTATACGGCCTTGACCACTATAGTGGCTTTTGCTTCTCTGGTAATTAGTGATATTCGTCCCGTCATTGATTTTGGCTGGATGATGACTATTGGCTTAGTTGTGGCTTTAATTCTAGCTTTTTTACTAATGCCTGCCTCCTTAATGCTATTGCCAAGAGATTTACCCAAGCAACAAGATTTATCTCGTCAGCAAAAAGTGCAAGCAAAGAGCGACAGAAAGGCTTTGACTCTCTACTTTAGCGCCGTGGTGGAAAAATATGGAACTGTCGTTCTAGGTGTTAGCGGTTTAGTCTTGATACTTAGCGTTATTGGTATAGGGCGTTTACAAGTAGAGAATCGCTTTATCGATTATTTCCACAGTACCACCGAAATTTACCAAGGCTTATCTGTTATCGATAATAACCTAGGTGGGACAACGTCTTTAGATATCATTGTTGCTGCAGATAATACAGTTGAGCTCGTTGAAGATAGCGGGTTTGATGATGAAGATAGCGAATACGATGGCGACGGGTTTGACGAAGACCCTTATGCTGATAGCGAAGAAGACCCTTATGCAGATGATGGTTACGGTGATGATGCTTTCGGTGATGAAACCGCGGATAACAATAACTACTGGCTCACCGTATCGGGTTTGAAAAAAGTTGAGCGTATACATGATTATCTCGATTCTTTGCCTGAAATAGGTAAGGTTCAATCGTTAGCGATTTTATACAAAGTAGGGAAAGATATTAATGGCGGATTAAACGACTTTGAACTAGCCGTCATGCAAAAGTCTCTACCGGACAATGTGCAGAACATATTAGTTTCTCCATTCTTGTCACCTAATGGTAAAGAAACACGTATTTCCATGCGAATAAAGGACTCTTCTCCAGGCTTAAAGCGTAAAGAATTGGTTGAGCGTATTGAAGCACACTTACATGAAAAAGAAGGTTACACTAGCGATAATCTGAGTATTACAGGATTATTAGTGCTTTATAATAATATGCTACAGAGTTTATTTAGCTCGCAAATCGTCACGCTCGGAGCAGTATTTTTAGCGATTACATTAATGTTTGTTATTTTATTCCGCTCGTTGAAAGTTGCTATTGTGGCAATTTTACCAAATATTTTAGCGGCACTTTCTATTTTGGGGACAATGGGCTTACTCGGTTTACCACTTGATATGATGACAATTACTGTTGCTGCTATCACTGTAGGTATTGGTGTAGACGATACTATTCATTATATTCATCGTTTTAAAG
Protein-coding regions in this window:
- a CDS encoding FHA domain-containing protein; translation: MLKIQFKDKRKEPFWVMEKAFSIGRAGNSHLEIDEPSVSTQHAKILDKGETFLLKDLGSEAGTFVNGQRITQKNIVCGDTIAIGEVELVIIDPLEDINDQNSWSLIADSSWLSGQEFPIHGQADDILSVGRSSQCDIVFPGTHLSRVHAQITINYASLTIQDMSSANGTFINDKKVSIEQAYPGDRIRFDVYSFRVFGPGIKLPKSATTITREMPEEIVDKDKGNGTKKWKSKPTSPGNREELNLYKKQYRQHILAGIVIIALIATITYVALAITGNSLW
- a CDS encoding efflux RND transporter permease subunit, producing the protein MRLFFNQYVHIVTHYPKLILLAISIITLGLVSGLPNFKLDASADSLTLENDKDLNYFREISQQYQSGDFLVVTFRPNEDLFSDASLALLGKLKQDLAAIDGVSGVNTILDVPLLYSPLRSLPEIVTQPLTLLSPGVDRKLAAKEFLESPIYKELILGPDGQTTALQLNIAIDSTYIKLVNERERLRIKRAKEGLTEAEKIQLAEVSQEFLEYRTEAEARSHARVERVREVVASYKNQAQLFVGGVTMITADMITFIQSDLVVFGTAVIIFMIAILALIFRRLRFVVIPMLSCIAAVLMMLGYVSWLDWRLTVISSNFVALLLIISLAITIHLIVRYREYAQDNPDWSQAQLVSATVKFMARPCLYTALTTIVAFASLVISDIRPVIDFGWMMTIGLVVALILAFLLMPASLMLLPRDLPKQQDLSRQQKVQAKSDRKALTLYFSAVVEKYGTVVLGVSGLVLILSVIGIGRLQVENRFIDYFHSTTEIYQGLSVIDNNLGGTTSLDIIVAADNTVELVEDSGFDDEDSEYDGDGFDEDPYADSEEDPYADDGYGDDAFGDETADNNNYWLTVSGLKKVERIHDYLDSLPEIGKVQSLAILYKVGKDINGGLNDFELAVMQKSLPDNVQNILVSPFLSPNGKETRISMRIKDSSPGLKRKELVERIEAHLHEKEGYTSDNLSITGLLVLYNNMLQSLFSSQIVTLGAVFLAITLMFVILFRSLKVAIVAILPNILAALSILGTMGLLGLPLDMMTITVAAITVGIGVDDTIHYIHRFKEEIKVDGNYIAAMHRAHASIGRAMYYTSVIIIFGFSIMVLSEFIPTIYFGLLTGLAMFAALMGALLLLPKLILMVKPFATD